A single region of the Massilia sp. erpn genome encodes:
- the rplW gene encoding 50S ribosomal protein L23 translates to MSAVIKHSEERLMKVLLAPVISEKATMVAEKNEQIVFLVSKDATKPEIKAAVELLFKVEVESVQTVNREGKVKRSGRFIGRRNHTKRAFVCLKPGQEINFSEEAK, encoded by the coding sequence ATGAGCGCAGTCATCAAACACAGCGAAGAGCGCCTGATGAAGGTGCTGCTGGCGCCGGTCATTTCCGAGAAGGCCACCATGGTCGCGGAAAAGAACGAGCAGATCGTGTTCCTGGTTTCCAAGGATGCGACCAAGCCAGAAATCAAGGCAGCCGTTGAACTGCTGTTCAAGGTCGAAGTGGAATCGGTGCAGACCGTGAACCGCGAAGGTAAAGTCAAGCGTTCCGGCCGTTTCATCGGTCGCCGCAACCACACCAAGCGCGCTTTCGTGTGCCTGAAGCCCGGCCAGGAAATCAATTTCTCCGAGGAGGCTAAATAA
- the rplD gene encoding 50S ribosomal protein L4, with protein sequence MELKLLNAQGQAASNVAAADTVFGRDYNEALIHQVVVAYAANARSGNRKQKDREEVHHTTKKPWRQKGTGRARAGMSSSPLWRGGGRIFPNSPDENFTHKVNKKMYRAGICSILSQLAREERLVVIEELTIDAPKTKLLSQKLNGMGLDSVLIIADDIQENLLLASRNLPNVLVVEPRHADPMSLVFYKKILVTKAALAKIEEMLA encoded by the coding sequence ATGGAACTCAAGCTCTTGAACGCGCAAGGTCAAGCCGCCTCCAACGTTGCTGCCGCAGACACCGTCTTCGGCCGTGATTACAACGAAGCGCTGATCCACCAAGTCGTCGTTGCCTACGCTGCCAACGCACGTAGCGGCAACCGCAAGCAGAAAGACCGTGAAGAAGTCCACCACACGACCAAGAAGCCATGGCGCCAAAAAGGCACCGGCCGCGCACGTGCTGGTATGTCCTCCTCGCCACTGTGGCGCGGCGGCGGTCGTATCTTCCCGAACTCGCCTGACGAGAACTTCACCCACAAAGTGAACAAGAAGATGTACCGCGCCGGTATCTGCTCGATCCTGTCCCAGCTGGCCCGCGAGGAACGCCTGGTGGTGATCGAAGAACTGACGATCGATGCGCCAAAGACCAAACTGCTGTCGCAAAAGCTGAACGGCATGGGTCTGGACTCGGTGCTGATCATTGCTGACGACATCCAAGAAAACCTGCTGCTGGCTTCCCGCAACCTGCCGAACGTGCTGGTTGTCGAGCCACGCCACGCAGACCCAATGTCGCTGGTCTTCTACAAGAAGATCCTGGTTACCAAAGCGGCCCTGGCCAAGATTGAGGAGATGCTGGCATGA
- the rplC gene encoding 50S ribosomal protein L3 — protein sequence MSLGLLGRKVGMMRIFTDDGDSIPVTVLDVSNNRVAQIKTPEVDGYSAVQVAFGQRRASRVIKAAAGHFAKAGIEAGTLLKEFRVDAAKAAELKAGDVVAASLFEVGQKIDVQGVSIGKGYAGTIKRYNFSSGRATHGNSRSHNVPGSIGMAQDPGRVFPGKRMTGHMGDVTVTTQNLEIARIDAERQLLLVKGAVPGAKNGQVVVSPAVKVKAKKGA from the coding sequence ATGAGCCTTGGCCTCCTCGGTCGCAAGGTTGGCATGATGCGTATCTTCACGGATGACGGGGATTCGATCCCTGTGACCGTGCTGGACGTGTCGAACAACCGCGTTGCGCAAATCAAAACTCCTGAAGTGGATGGTTACTCCGCTGTTCAGGTCGCATTCGGTCAACGTCGCGCTTCCCGCGTGATCAAAGCCGCTGCTGGTCACTTCGCTAAAGCAGGCATCGAAGCCGGCACTCTGCTGAAAGAGTTCCGCGTGGACGCCGCTAAAGCAGCCGAACTGAAAGCTGGCGATGTTGTTGCCGCTTCCCTGTTCGAAGTCGGTCAAAAGATCGACGTGCAAGGTGTGAGCATTGGTAAAGGCTATGCCGGTACCATCAAGCGTTACAACTTCTCGTCCGGCCGCGCTACCCACGGTAACTCCCGTTCGCACAATGTTCCAGGCTCCATCGGTATGGCGCAGGATCCAGGTCGCGTTTTCCCTGGCAAACGCATGACCGGCCACATGGGTGACGTCACCGTGACCACCCAGAACCTGGAAATCGCCCGTATCGACGCCGAACGTCAGCTGCTGCTGGTGAAAGGTGCCGTACCTGGCGCGAAAAACGGTCAGGTGGTGGTTTCGCCAGCCGTTAAAGTCAAAGCTAAGAAGGGAGCTTAA